GGTCGCCTCGGCGGCATTCAGGATGATGTCCGTGACCTTGTCGGGGCGCGAGACCAGCACGGCGTGCGAGGCGCCCGGCACGACGACGGTGTGGGCGTGGGCGCGCTCGGCCATCCACTTCTGCGCGGCCGGCGGGATGTTCTTGTCACCGGTCGGGATCAGGTCCCACACCGGCTTCTGCTTCCACGCGGGGTCGGTCGAGGCCTCGGCCAGCGCCGACATGGTGACCGGGCGCTGGCTCGCGGCCATCTGCCGGGCCTGCGACAGCGGGACGTCGGCGGCGAACTGCTTCGGGAAGAGGTCCTGCTTCACGTAGAGGTCGGTCTCGCCACCGGGCAGGGCGACCTGCTGAAGCGTGTCACCGAGCGTGCTGCCCGGGAACTTGCTCGTGAGGCCGAGCCCGGTCTCACCCTTGTCGGGCAGGTAGCCCGCGATGTAGACCAGCGCCTGCACCTTCGGGTCGTTGTACGCGGCCTCGCTGATCACGTCGCCGCCGTAGGAGTGCCCGACCAGCACGACGGGTCCGTCAACGCTGTCGACCAGGGCCTTGATGTAGGCGGCGTCGGAGGCAACCCCGCGCAGCGGGTTCGCCGGGGCGATCACCTGGTAACCGCGCTGCTGCAGGCGCGTGATCTCCCCATTCCAGCTTGACGCGTCGGCGAACGCACCGTGTACCAGCACGATCGTCGGCTTCGCCTTCGCCGGCGCGTGGTGGTCGGCCTGCTGCGGCGCCGCCGAAGACGGCACCGCCACGAACACGGCGGCCGCGCCCAACGCGGCGGTCGCGGTGGCGATCCGGGCCAGGCGAGTACGTGTGCGCATCTCTTGCTCCTCGGGAAGTTCGGGCTTCGCTTGCCCTGAACACTACAACTAAATTGTGTACAATCAAGTTGTGCGCATTGCGTGAAAGATCATCGTGATATTCGGAATATCGAAGACCCTGCCGGACGACGGCGAACGCACCCGTCCGTGGCGACGGTCAGCAGGCCGGCGTGAGCTCCGTTGACCAGGCTCAACCCGCGTGGGCCGAACCCCGGGCGCCGGAACCGGCAGACAGAAAACCGTCCGGCTCGCACTGAGCGAGCCGGCCGGCGACGTGCACAAAGGGCTCAGCCGAGCTGAGCCTCGAACCCCGAAGTCACCGACGCCGCCGGCACCAGCGCGTGCCGCACCGCCAGCGCCGCGGCCTCCAGGCGCGAGTGCACCCCGAGCTTCACGAGCACCCCCTGGACGTGGCTGCGCACCGTCGCCGTGGACACGCCCAGGCGGCGCGCCATCGTCTCCGTCGTGTCGCCGTCGATGAGCATCGCGAGACACTGGCGTTCGCGGCCGGTGAGGAAGCGTTCGCGCAGGTCGACCTCGCGGGAGCGGTCCGCCGCGGGCGCCGAGGTGCGCACGGGGACGTCGACGAGGGTTTCGCCGGCGATGACACGGTCGATGGCGATGATGAGGTGCTCCACGCCGCACGTCTTGTGCACGTAGCCGGCCGCGCCGGAGCGCAGGGCGTCGGCGACCGCGCCCTTGCCGGGGCTGGCCGTGAGTATGATGACCTTGGTGCCCGGGCTCGCCGCGAGCGTCGCCGCGACGCCGTCTTCCACGGGGCCGGCGCCGAAGTTGCGGTCGAGCAGGCAGACGTCCGGGCGCGTTTCGCGCACCGTGTCCACCACTTTCGCGAGCGTGCGGGCGGTGCCCACCACCCGCATCCCGTGCCGCTCCAGCAACCCGGCCAGTGCTTCGAGAAAGACCTTGTGGTCGTCACCCAGGACGATGCTCGTCATTCATGCTCCCCTTCACTCAGATGGCTGGGGAAGACGATCCGCACGCACGTGCCCTCCGGTTCACCCGGTCCGACCAGGGCCTGCGCCCCCGACGCCTCGGCGAGGCGCGCGACCGTGACCAGGCCGAGCGACGCCGTACCCGGCGGGATGCGCCCGAATCCCGGCCCGTCGTCCGTGATCGACACGGTGACCGGCGAGTTCGCCGTGAGTTCCACGCGTACGTGACCGCCGGGCCCCGCGGCGCGCACCGCGTTGCCCAGCACGTTGGCCAGGATCCGCCACAGGACCGTGCCGTCCGCGCGGACGGCAGCGGCCGCTCCGTCCGCGAGCACCACCGACGGCTCGCTGACCCGATCGGCCAGCTTCACCAGCTGAGTCAGCAACGGCCGCAGCGGCACGATCTCCTCGTGCGTCTCGGCTGCCAGCGCGTGGGAGACCAGCGTGCGCACCCGCGAAACCTGCTCACCGATCAGCTCCACGCCGGCCACGTCCTTGAGCTCCGACTCGACCAGGTAGGCCAACGTCGTGATCTCGTGGCCGAGATCGTGCAACACCCCCCACAGAGCTTGAACGGTTCGATCTTCGCTGCGGCGCCCGGTGGCCGCCCGGCGTTCCGGCACGGTTGCCATGGCTTTTTCCCTCGTCTTTACTTTCCCCGACCGAAGGGAGTCGTCCGCGATCTTGGGGACGTTACGGGCGTATAACTCAGAAGTCGGCGAATAGACGGGAATCAGCTCTCGTGCGTGACACCACTCGTGGTGACAATGATCTTCCAGGGCCCCGGCGGCACCGCCGAGTCGTCGATGAACTGCCAGTCGATCCGATCGTTCTCCCCGTCGAGCTCGGCGAATCCGAGGCATCCGTTCAACGCAGGTGAGACGTCCATTCCGGCACCGTTGAAACGATCATTCGCCGGCCTCGCATCGTCGGCGCCGAACACGTACTTCGCGTCGTCGTACTGGCCTGGACCAGCGTCCTGGATCTGGCCGTAACAGATCTTGTCCGCGAGGAGCATGCGTACCCAGCGATTTTTCAAGAGGCTGAAGCCGGGGTCGGAAACCCGTGCGGAATAGCGCTCGTCAGATGCCCACGGAACCACGGAGGCGCGTTGGCGATTTGCCACCTCGTCTCCCACATCATCATAAGGGAGGTCGAGGTAGAACGGATTCTCCCGCGGCGTCATGCGCGTGGGAAAGAAGCCGTTGGCCGCCGTGCGCGGTTCGGTGTCGCAGTTTCCGGCGGTGACCACGCCGTCACAGCCGCCGTAGTGGTCGAGCCACCGGTCGTCGTACGCGGACTCGACCTGGCTGCCGTCCTCGGCGTTCGGGTCGAAGATCTCGCCGACCCAGAACGTCGTCGCCACGATGTTCGTGTGCCAGGGATAGGACGAGGGCGCCGAGCGCGGGCCCGCCGGCGCGCCCGCCCCAGGGGGGTGGACGGGCGCGCCGGTGCAGGACGCGGTGGTCAAAACGGCCGCCAGACCCCACACCGCGTATCTGATCCGGGTCGCTGCCCGGCGACGAGCGCCGGGCAGCGACGGGGGGCGTGAGTCAGTCACCGGGCTCCACGGGAGCGATGATCTGCCCGGGCTGCGCGCCGACCAGCGGCTTCGCGTTGCGACCGAACGTGCCGGCCTTCAGCGAGTTGCGGCTGGTCACGCTGTACCGCTGCGGACTCGTGGTGGACGCCTTGATGGCAGCCGCCGCTGCCGCACCGGAACCCGCGGCGAACGAGTAGTCGTCCGTCGTCACCGAACCGTTGGCGATGAGCGCGAGGCCGAAGCTCATCCCGACCGCGCCTGCGGGGGCGGCGGGAGTGGTAAACGTCGCCTGCGTCCAGTTCGGCGCCGCCGCGAGCCATGGTCCGGACGTCCAGTACTGCCAGAAGCCCTGCGCGTTGCGGTAGTACAGCGAGAACTGCGTGATCGCCGTGGACTTGTACCAAACGCCGGCGGTGTACGTGCTGCCTGCGGTCACCTTGGGTGTACACGCCCCGAGGTCGAACGTCGGCAGCAGCTTGGCGTCACCGTCGGTGTAGTTGGTGACGTCGAGCTTCTGGGCGTAGGTCCCCGTGTGCTTGTCTGTCGTGCGGGTCCACGTCGGCGTGTTGCCGCCGTAACCGCCCGGCATGTAGCAGTCGGGGAACCCGGTGCCACTGGTCGAGCTCTCCAGCGACGTGTTCGCGAGCGTGGTGTTCGTCGATGCCGGCGCCGTCACGATGGGCTTCACCGTGCCACCGATGGCCTGGTTCATCGTCTTCACCGTCGTGCCCACGTTCTTGCGCGCGTTGAGCCACGACAGGAACTGGTCGAGCCGCGTGGGTGTGATCGACAGTGCGTCGCACCCGGTTCCGGCGCAGACGTGGTGGAACGTGAACGTGAGCAAGCCGCCATTGCGCTCGGCCGCGGTGACCGCGCTCTGCATCTGGGCCAGCGTCCAGGTGTTGTCGTCCTGGTCGAGGGCCTTCAACTGATACGGGTCGGCCGGTTTGGTCGTCTCGGCGGCGGGACAGCCGGCACAACCGTGCGCCGACGCGAGGTCACCAAGACCGCGAGCGCTGTTGTAGCCGCACGTCTTGGCGGTGTTCGCCACCGCCGTGTTCACCGACGCGTACGGGTATGCGAAGCTCGTGACGGAGAAGCCCATGCCGGCCAGCGCGGCGCGGTCGTTGCAGATCTGCCGTTTCGCCTCGTCGGCGGGCACCGTCGTGAGGTCGGGGTGCGACACGGTGTGACCACCGATTTCATGCCCGCCGGTCTTGATCGTCTGCAGGTTCGCCTGCGTCAGGTAGTTGGCCGCGCCGACCGAACCGCTGATGATGTAGAACGTGCCCTTCATGTTGTACTTCTGCAGGATCGGCAGCGCGCTCATCTGATCCGCGTTGCCGTCGTCGAAGGTGAGGACGACGCCCAGCGGCCGCGCCAACGACGCACCCGCCGTGGAACTGCCCACCACCAACGCGGGCAGCACGCACAGCAGCGCGGCCGCGCAGACCGCGAGCCGCGTGCGTGCCCGCCGGAAATCTAATCCCTTGCGGGCCTTGCGGTGTTTCCGCGTTCTTCTTTCCATGGGTGGCCACCAAAATGATCGGGGATACCTCCGCTGACCGTATGGTCGATCCCCGGCACCCGGATCCCCATAAGGGACGAGCCGGCCTACCGCAGATGCCGGATCTCCGTCATCTGTATGAGCCGTCTTTCGCACAGCTGACTGAGGACAACCGGTTTCGGGGCCTGTTTGCTGTGCGGCGTGGACATCACACGCCTGTTCCTGATCGAGGACCACCGCATGGTGGCCGACGTGCTGACGTCGAGCCTCGCCGCGGTGCCCTGGATCAGGGTGGTCGGCACGCGCGCCACCTCCGATCCGACGCTGCGCTCCGCGCTCACCACGCAGCAACCGGACGTGGTGACCGTGGAGCTGGAGTCGCTCACCGACATTCGTGAGCGGATCCGCACCTGGCACGAAGCGGCGCCCACGGCCCGCTTCGTCGCCCTCACCGCGAGCCGGGACCGAGATCTCGCGGTGTGCGCCGCCCACGCGGGGATCGACACCTGGATTCCCAAGGAGAGTTCGCTCGAAGATCTGCTGAAGCGTGTGCGTGGCGCTCGCGCCGGGCACGCCTGGTACCCGCCGGAGCTGCTGGCCGCACTGTTCGACCGGTTGCGCCGCGACGGTGCCACTCCGCGCCGGCCGGCTTCGACCCCTCTCGACGTGCTGAGCGAGCGTGAACGCGAAGTGCTGGTGGCGATGGTCGACGGCGACCGCAGCGACCAGATCGCGGTTCGGCTCCAGCTTTCCCGCAACACCGTGCGCACGCACACCCGCAACCTGTTCCGCAAACTGAAAGTCCACAGCGGACTGGAAGTCGTCAAGATCGCCCGAGCTGCCGGCATCGAGCCCCAAGGCGAGGTGCCGTTATGGAAAGGGGAAATCCCTTGACACTCATGGCCGAATCACCCCTCAGCAAGACCGAGGGCCTCATCTCCGTCGCCATCGTCGGCATGGGCTACGTGGGTCTGCCGACCGCGCTGGGCCTGCACGCCGACGGCGCGCGAGTGCTGGGTCTCGACACGAGCGCCGACCGGCGCGAGTCGATCCTGGCCGGCGAGCCCGACCTGGTCGAGGCCGACCTCGCGCGCCTCGCCCTGGCCCGGCGTGACAACCGGTTCGACCTCACCGGCGACCCCGCGCGGCTCGCCGAGGCCGACGCGGTGATCATCTGCGTCCCGACGCCGCTGGACCGTTACCTGACCCCGGATCTGGGCCCGCTGCGTTCGGCGTGCCGGTCGGTGGTCGAGCACACCCGCCCGGGCCAGACGCTCATCCTCACCTCCACCAGCTACGTGGGAACCACGCGCGAGATGCTCGCGGAACCGCTGCGGAAGCGGGGTCTCGTGCTCGGTGAGGACGTGTTCGTGGCGTTCAGCCCCGAGCGCATCGACCCCGGCGTCGCCGAGCACACGCAGCAGAGCACGCCGCGCGTCGTCGGGGGCTGCACGCCGGCGTGCAGCGACCACGCCCGGCGCGTGCTGGAGAAGCTGACTCCCCTCGTGCACGAAGTCTCCTCGGCCGAAACGGCGGAGCTGACGAAGCTGTACGAGAACTCGTTCCGCGCGGTGAACATCGCGCTGGCCAACGAGTTCGCCGGCATCTGCTCGACGCTGGAACTCGACCCGATCGAGGTGACGCGCGCGGCCGCCACGAAACCGTACGGGTTCATGAGTTTCTACCCCGGCCCCGGCGTCGGCGGGCACTGCATCCCGTGCGACCCGCACTACCTGCTGTGGCAGCTGCGCGAGGCCCACGGCGACGCGCCGCTGATCAGCCAGGCCATGACGTCGATCGCGCACCGGCCCGGCCAGGTCGCCGACCGCGTCACGGCCACGCTTTCGGCCGCCGGCCGGGGCGTCGCGGGCGCGCGGATCGTGGTGGCGGGCGTGACGTACAAGCCGGGTGTGCGCGACCTGCGCGAGTCGTCGGCGCTGGAGATCATCGAGCGGCTGGCGGCCGGTGGGGCGAAGGTCGAGTACCACGACCCGCTCGTGCCGGAGCTGAAGCTGGGCGGGCGGTCGTTCCAGAGCAACCCCGACCCGCACGGCACGGACTTCGACCTCGTGCTGATCCACACCGTCCACCCCGGACAGTCCTACGACTGGATCGAGCACTGCCCCTTGGTGCTCGACGCCACCTACACGTTCGACGCGGCCACTCACCGCGAACTGGTCTGAACAACCTCCGTGAGAAAGGGCGTACCCCCATGCGGTGCTTGGTAACCGGCGGGGCCGGCTTCATCGGTTCCCACCTGACCGAGCGGCTGCTCGGCGAGAACCGCGAGGTGGTGGTGCTGGACGACTTCAGCACCGGCTCCGAGCAGAACCTCGCGGCCGTCGCCGGCGACCC
The sequence above is a segment of the Amycolatopsis sp. 2-15 genome. Coding sequences within it:
- a CDS encoding alpha/beta fold hydrolase, with amino-acid sequence MRTRTRLARIATATAALGAAAVFVAVPSSAAPQQADHHAPAKAKPTIVLVHGAFADASSWNGEITRLQQRGYQVIAPANPLRGVASDAAYIKALVDSVDGPVVLVGHSYGGDVISEAAYNDPKVQALVYIAGYLPDKGETGLGLTSKFPGSTLGDTLQQVALPGGETDLYVKQDLFPKQFAADVPLSQARQMAASQRPVTMSALAEASTDPAWKQKPVWDLIPTGDKNIPPAAQKWMAERAHAHTVVVPGASHAVLVSRPDKVTDIILNAAEATTK
- a CDS encoding sensor histidine kinase yields the protein MATVPERRAATGRRSEDRTVQALWGVLHDLGHEITTLAYLVESELKDVAGVELIGEQVSRVRTLVSHALAAETHEEIVPLRPLLTQLVKLADRVSEPSVVLADGAAAAVRADGTVLWRILANVLGNAVRAAGPGGHVRVELTANSPVTVSITDDGPGFGRIPPGTASLGLVTVARLAEASGAQALVGPGEPEGTCVRIVFPSHLSEGEHE
- a CDS encoding polysaccharide deacetylase family protein; this encodes MERRTRKHRKARKGLDFRRARTRLAVCAAALLCVLPALVVGSSTAGASLARPLGVVLTFDDGNADQMSALPILQKYNMKGTFYIISGSVGAANYLTQANLQTIKTGGHEIGGHTVSHPDLTTVPADEAKRQICNDRAALAGMGFSVTSFAYPYASVNTAVANTAKTCGYNSARGLGDLASAHGCAGCPAAETTKPADPYQLKALDQDDNTWTLAQMQSAVTAAERNGGLLTFTFHHVCAGTGCDALSITPTRLDQFLSWLNARKNVGTTVKTMNQAIGGTVKPIVTAPASTNTTLANTSLESSTSGTGFPDCYMPGGYGGNTPTWTRTTDKHTGTYAQKLDVTNYTDGDAKLLPTFDLGACTPKVTAGSTYTAGVWYKSTAITQFSLYYRNAQGFWQYWTSGPWLAAAPNWTQATFTTPAAPAGAVGMSFGLALIANGSVTTDDYSFAAGSGAAAAAAIKASTTSPQRYSVTSRNSLKAGTFGRNAKPLVGAQPGQIIAPVEPGD
- a CDS encoding nucleotide sugar dehydrogenase, whose product is MAESPLSKTEGLISVAIVGMGYVGLPTALGLHADGARVLGLDTSADRRESILAGEPDLVEADLARLALARRDNRFDLTGDPARLAEADAVIICVPTPLDRYLTPDLGPLRSACRSVVEHTRPGQTLILTSTSYVGTTREMLAEPLRKRGLVLGEDVFVAFSPERIDPGVAEHTQQSTPRVVGGCTPACSDHARRVLEKLTPLVHEVSSAETAELTKLYENSFRAVNIALANEFAGICSTLELDPIEVTRAAATKPYGFMSFYPGPGVGGHCIPCDPHYLLWQLREAHGDAPLISQAMTSIAHRPGQVADRVTATLSAAGRGVAGARIVVAGVTYKPGVRDLRESSALEIIERLAAGGAKVEYHDPLVPELKLGGRSFQSNPDPHGTDFDLVLIHTVHPGQSYDWIEHCPLVLDATYTFDAATHRELV
- a CDS encoding response regulator transcription factor, with the protein product MTSIVLGDDHKVFLEALAGLLERHGMRVVGTARTLAKVVDTVRETRPDVCLLDRNFGAGPVEDGVAATLAASPGTKVIILTASPGKGAVADALRSGAAGYVHKTCGVEHLIIAIDRVIAGETLVDVPVRTSAPAADRSREVDLRERFLTGRERQCLAMLIDGDTTETMARRLGVSTATVRSHVQGVLVKLGVHSRLEAAALAVRHALVPAASVTSGFEAQLG
- a CDS encoding LuxR C-terminal-related transcriptional regulator gives rise to the protein MDITRLFLIEDHRMVADVLTSSLAAVPWIRVVGTRATSDPTLRSALTTQQPDVVTVELESLTDIRERIRTWHEAAPTARFVALTASRDRDLAVCAAHAGIDTWIPKESSLEDLLKRVRGARAGHAWYPPELLAALFDRLRRDGATPRRPASTPLDVLSEREREVLVAMVDGDRSDQIAVRLQLSRNTVRTHTRNLFRKLKVHSGLEVVKIARAAGIEPQGEVPLWKGEIP